A portion of the Pseudomonas koreensis genome contains these proteins:
- the rfbC gene encoding dTDP-4-dehydrorhamnose 3,5-epimerase, whose translation MSDYTLQTTPLEGLYLIQQKVFCDERGRFARLFCQSRLTAQGRPFAIRQINHSRTVGEGSVRGLHFQKAGYAESKLITCVRGAVWDVAVDLRPQSPTYLHWHAQELRADDGRSFLIPAGFAHGFQSLTDESEVLYLTDADYAPEHEAGLSALDSALAIAWPLPVKNLSAKDSSHPLLDKQFQGVEL comes from the coding sequence ATGAGCGATTACACCCTGCAAACAACGCCGTTGGAGGGCCTGTACCTCATCCAGCAGAAAGTCTTCTGCGATGAGCGCGGGCGTTTCGCCCGGCTGTTCTGCCAGAGCCGTCTGACCGCCCAGGGTCGTCCTTTTGCGATCCGCCAGATCAATCATTCGCGCACGGTTGGGGAAGGTAGCGTACGCGGTCTGCATTTTCAGAAGGCCGGGTATGCCGAATCCAAACTCATCACCTGCGTGCGCGGCGCTGTCTGGGATGTGGCGGTCGACTTGCGTCCGCAATCGCCGACGTATCTGCACTGGCATGCGCAAGAGCTGCGCGCCGACGATGGTCGGAGCTTTTTGATTCCTGCCGGTTTCGCCCACGGCTTCCAGTCACTGACCGATGAATCGGAAGTGCTGTATCTCACCGATGCCGACTACGCGCCGGAGCATGAAGCGGGTTTGTCGGCCCTTGATTCGGCACTCGCGATCGCATGGCCGCTGCCCGTCAAGAATTTGTCAGCCAAGGATTCCAGTCATCCGCTGCTCGACAAACAGTTTCAGGGAGTCGAGCTTTGA
- a CDS encoding NAD-dependent epimerase/dehydratase family protein, which translates to MTATTTTVLVTGATGFVGRHLVSALLSKGFKVRAVARTLDSARSLPWFAQVEFVAADLHAPDLDVERLVEGVDVVAHLAWSGLPNYQALFHFERNLPADYAFLKRAVIAGVGQVLVTGTCFEYGLQSGPLTESVSPQPCTPYGLAKHTLRRFLEALQREQAFTLQWARLFYLYGEGQNSNSLLASLDRAIDGGEAQFNMSMGDQLRDYLQITEAAAQLASLIGRPDVDGVTNCCSGRPISVRALVEQRVRERQSAIKLNLGHYGYSAHEPMAFWGDAQRISQLKGQEHAA; encoded by the coding sequence TTGACGGCGACCACCACCACTGTGCTGGTCACTGGCGCCACCGGCTTCGTCGGTCGCCACTTGGTCAGCGCTTTGCTTTCCAAAGGCTTCAAAGTGCGTGCGGTTGCGCGCACCCTCGACTCGGCTCGCAGTTTGCCGTGGTTCGCGCAGGTGGAATTTGTCGCCGCCGATCTGCATGCGCCAGACCTTGATGTCGAGCGCTTGGTTGAAGGCGTGGATGTCGTCGCACATCTGGCCTGGAGCGGCTTGCCAAACTATCAGGCGCTGTTCCACTTCGAGCGCAACCTGCCGGCCGATTATGCGTTTCTCAAGCGAGCAGTGATTGCGGGCGTGGGCCAGGTGCTGGTCACCGGCACTTGCTTTGAATACGGCTTGCAAAGCGGCCCGTTGACCGAGTCGGTTTCGCCCCAACCCTGCACCCCTTACGGACTGGCCAAGCACACCTTGCGCCGGTTTCTCGAAGCATTGCAGCGCGAGCAGGCGTTCACCCTGCAATGGGCGCGGTTGTTTTACCTTTATGGCGAAGGGCAGAACAGCAACAGCCTGCTGGCCAGCCTCGACCGCGCCATCGATGGCGGTGAGGCGCAGTTCAATATGTCGATGGGCGACCAGCTCCGTGATTATCTGCAGATCACCGAGGCGGCCGCGCAATTGGCTTCGCTGATCGGCCGGCCTGATGTCGACGGCGTCACCAACTGCTGTAGCGGCCGGCCGATTTCCGTACGCGCGCTGGTTGAACAGCGTGTTCGCGAGCGCCAGTCCGCCATCAAGCTGAATCTGGGCCATTACGGTTATTCCGCCCATGAGCCCATGGCGTTCTGGGGTGATGCCCAGCGGATCTCGCAACTGAAGGGGCAAGAACATGCTGCATGA
- the rfbF gene encoding glucose-1-phosphate cytidylyltransferase, which translates to MKAVILAGGLGTRISEESHLKPKPMIEIGGKPILWHIMKQYSAHGIHDFVICLGYKGYAIKDFFANYFLHTSDVTFNMRENRMEVHQNYSEPWSVTLVDTGEETMTGGRLLRTAPYVKDEKAFCFTYGDGVSDIDIGALIRFHEAHGKLATVTAVQPPGRYGALQRTGHQVMGFTEKPRGDGGWINGGFFVLSPQVLPYIAGDATSWEAEPLMQLAELEQLHAYEHSGFWQPMDTLRDKNHLEALWQSGEAPWKQWA; encoded by the coding sequence ATGAAGGCAGTTATTTTGGCGGGTGGCCTCGGCACGCGCATCAGTGAAGAGTCGCACCTCAAGCCCAAGCCGATGATCGAGATCGGCGGCAAGCCAATTCTCTGGCACATCATGAAGCAGTATTCCGCCCACGGAATTCACGACTTCGTCATTTGCCTGGGCTACAAGGGTTATGCGATCAAGGATTTCTTCGCCAACTACTTCCTGCACACCTCCGACGTCACCTTCAACATGCGCGAGAACCGCATGGAGGTGCACCAGAATTACAGTGAGCCGTGGAGCGTCACGCTGGTCGACACCGGCGAAGAAACCATGACCGGTGGCCGGCTTTTGCGCACTGCGCCTTATGTCAAGGACGAGAAAGCCTTTTGCTTTACCTACGGCGACGGCGTCTCGGATATCGATATCGGCGCTCTGATCCGTTTTCACGAAGCGCATGGCAAGCTCGCAACCGTAACGGCCGTGCAGCCGCCCGGCCGTTACGGCGCATTGCAACGCACAGGCCACCAAGTCATGGGCTTCACCGAGAAGCCGCGAGGTGACGGCGGCTGGATCAATGGCGGTTTCTTCGTGCTCTCTCCGCAGGTGCTGCCTTACATCGCCGGCGATGCGACCAGTTGGGAAGCCGAACCGTTGATGCAACTGGCCGAACTGGAACAACTGCATGCCTACGAACACTCGGGCTTCTGGCAACCCATGGACACCCTGCGCGACAAGAACCATCTCGAAGCGCTGTGGCAGAGCGGGGAGGCCCCATGGAAGCAATGGGCCTGA
- the rfbG gene encoding CDP-glucose 4,6-dehydratase: MEAMGLSADFWRGKRVLVTGHTGFKGSWLTLWLQSLGAQVSGFSLDPSTEPSLFDLARVHEGINDQRGDLRDLGALLEIIAETEPEIVLHLAAQPLVREGYRDPLGTYSSNVMGTLNLLEAIRQVGGVRACVLVTTDKVYANKEWLWPYREDEALGGHDPYSSSKACCELLAQSYAASFFPADKHAEHGLALATARAGNVLGGGDFAPERLIPDVLKAWTADEPVTLRYPQAVRPWQHALEPLAGYLQLAAGLYEYGPEYAGAWNFGPGEADMCSVGEVVELLANRWPQARGLRIEPSELHEAGLLRLDSSRARQMLGWKPRWTLEQCLTQTLDWHLAWQHGDDMRAVTLNQLNLYRERS, translated from the coding sequence ATGGAAGCAATGGGCCTGAGTGCGGATTTCTGGCGTGGCAAGCGCGTTCTCGTCACCGGACACACCGGTTTCAAAGGCAGTTGGCTGACCCTTTGGCTGCAAAGCCTTGGTGCGCAAGTCAGCGGTTTTTCTTTGGACCCTTCGACTGAACCGAGCCTGTTCGACCTGGCGCGCGTGCACGAAGGCATCAACGATCAACGCGGGGATTTGCGTGACCTCGGCGCCTTGCTGGAGATCATCGCCGAGACCGAGCCGGAAATCGTTCTGCATCTGGCGGCCCAGCCGTTGGTGCGCGAAGGCTATCGCGATCCGCTCGGCACTTACTCCAGCAACGTCATGGGCACGCTGAACCTGCTCGAAGCGATTCGTCAGGTTGGCGGCGTGCGGGCCTGCGTGCTGGTCACTACCGACAAGGTCTACGCCAACAAGGAATGGCTGTGGCCGTACCGCGAAGACGAAGCCCTCGGTGGCCACGATCCTTACAGCAGCAGCAAGGCTTGCTGCGAATTGCTCGCGCAGTCCTATGCCGCGTCGTTTTTCCCGGCGGACAAACATGCCGAACACGGTCTGGCCCTGGCTACCGCACGCGCTGGCAATGTACTGGGCGGTGGTGATTTTGCGCCAGAGCGACTGATTCCCGACGTATTGAAAGCATGGACCGCCGACGAGCCAGTGACCCTGCGTTACCCCCAAGCGGTGCGCCCTTGGCAACACGCGCTGGAACCACTGGCCGGATATCTGCAATTGGCGGCCGGCCTCTACGAATACGGCCCGGAATACGCCGGCGCGTGGAACTTCGGCCCCGGTGAGGCCGATATGTGCAGCGTCGGCGAAGTGGTCGAACTGCTCGCCAACCGTTGGCCGCAGGCCCGCGGTCTGCGTATCGAGCCCAGTGAACTGCACGAAGCCGGTTTGCTGCGTCTGGACAGCAGCCGCGCGCGGCAGATGCTTGGATGGAAGCCGCGCTGGACGCTGGAACAATGCCTGACGCAGACCCTCGACTGGCACCTGGCGTGGCAACACGGCGATGACATGCGCGCCGTTACCTTGAACCAATTGAATCTGTACAGAGAGCGTTCATGA